In one window of Chryseobacterium sp. JV274 DNA:
- a CDS encoding sensor histidine kinase, whose amino-acid sequence MNFNRDKGLMYRLLFIFIVCVCPFFAQAQDVLSKLEKEYSHASNNTAEQLNLAPKYATALFFHNLKPKSYQVLETNISIASKQADGKYATILYAVQAMNYRLDNKTAESSKSLDMAKVYSLKTNSNEAKGYFNYAKGWILTRNNKTTDAVAAYLKAIDYYENSPTTSTLYGRFGNVAKELSTIYSNLNEYQLEEKYSKQFLFLASKQNDPNLIFDAYMRMGYVYEQKYIQNQSNTELRNKTEQYYLQAIATFNKNKDRMLNRSSLSYAAINLANLYTEFDSDKAMQYAQLANKVSLETGDAIHIASSFGILAELALQNKNYNLAKSYFLKASMEIGKSPVRDHNIELSILESLSRISEEQGNYKEALTYYKSYVDKYKSVYDQEKLDITKRLESQFDKERQEQKYIKLQLESDKKAQEIKLINILRAQREQVYNNLKLVEENQRERLKFSELESEKKEQQLRLAKLETRQKNNDINNFKKLLAFKEKINTYYIFFIIFFIVLILLLLYAYKQRAKSMKQRDELHALAMEKEKQNSKISTLTALLEGQEQERGRLARDLHDGLGGLLSGTKHQLSYLNPHQSENIEEGISKSIDQIDGAVEELRRVAHNLMPDLLTKYGLEVAIQEFASRISNSALEIHTEFINYSNSISQEKQLIIYRIIQELVNNAIKHADTSEIIVQVSEEENLLNLTVEDNGKGFDHTNLDVRKTAGFHNIELRVQFLKGTMNITSELNIGTSIELQIPIY is encoded by the coding sequence ATGAATTTTAATAGAGATAAGGGTTTGATGTACAGGTTATTATTTATATTTATTGTATGTGTTTGTCCGTTTTTTGCTCAGGCGCAGGATGTTTTAAGTAAATTAGAAAAGGAATACAGCCATGCATCAAACAATACAGCAGAACAGCTCAATCTGGCTCCCAAATACGCGACTGCCTTATTTTTTCATAACCTTAAACCGAAGTCTTATCAGGTTTTAGAAACCAATATTTCCATTGCATCAAAACAGGCAGATGGAAAGTATGCCACGATTTTATACGCTGTACAAGCCATGAACTATCGGTTGGATAATAAAACAGCAGAGTCTTCAAAAAGTCTTGACATGGCAAAGGTCTATAGCTTAAAAACCAATAGTAACGAGGCTAAAGGCTATTTTAATTACGCAAAAGGCTGGATTCTGACCCGTAATAACAAAACAACTGATGCTGTTGCGGCTTATCTGAAAGCGATCGACTATTACGAAAACTCACCAACAACCTCCACGCTGTACGGGAGATTTGGCAACGTAGCGAAAGAATTGTCCACTATTTATTCCAACCTCAATGAATATCAGCTGGAAGAGAAATATAGTAAGCAGTTTCTGTTCCTCGCATCCAAACAAAATGATCCCAATCTTATCTTCGATGCCTATATGCGAATGGGGTATGTGTATGAACAAAAATACATTCAAAATCAATCAAATACGGAGCTGAGAAATAAAACAGAGCAGTATTATCTGCAGGCTATTGCGACTTTCAACAAAAATAAAGACAGAATGCTCAACAGAAGCAGTCTTTCTTATGCAGCCATCAATTTAGCCAATTTATATACCGAGTTTGACAGTGATAAGGCGATGCAATACGCTCAGCTGGCCAATAAAGTGAGCCTGGAAACCGGTGATGCCATTCATATCGCTTCTTCATTTGGGATTCTGGCAGAACTGGCGCTGCAGAATAAGAATTATAATTTAGCCAAATCTTATTTTCTAAAAGCCTCCATGGAAATTGGGAAAAGTCCGGTCCGAGATCATAATATTGAATTGTCTATTCTTGAATCTTTATCCAGAATTAGTGAAGAGCAGGGGAATTACAAAGAAGCGCTGACTTATTATAAAAGTTATGTAGATAAATACAAAAGCGTTTACGATCAGGAAAAACTGGATATTACCAAAAGATTAGAATCACAGTTTGATAAAGAACGACAGGAACAGAAATATATCAAGTTGCAGCTGGAAAGTGACAAGAAAGCACAGGAAATTAAGTTGATTAACATTTTGCGTGCACAGCGCGAACAGGTCTACAACAACTTAAAGCTGGTGGAAGAAAACCAGCGTGAGCGATTGAAATTTTCAGAACTTGAATCGGAAAAAAAAGAACAGCAGCTTCGTTTAGCAAAACTGGAAACCCGGCAGAAGAATAATGATATTAACAACTTTAAAAAGCTCTTGGCATTCAAAGAGAAGATCAATACGTACTACATTTTCTTTATTATCTTTTTCATTGTTCTGATTCTCTTATTGCTTTATGCCTATAAACAGCGTGCTAAGTCTATGAAACAAAGAGACGAATTGCATGCCCTGGCCATGGAAAAAGAGAAACAAAATTCCAAAATTTCCACACTTACTGCATTGCTTGAAGGGCAGGAGCAGGAGCGTGGCCGTCTTGCCCGTGATCTTCATGACGGATTGGGAGGATTGCTCTCAGGAACTAAGCATCAGTTGTCTTATTTAAACCCTCATCAATCCGAAAATATAGAAGAAGGAATTTCAAAATCAATTGATCAGATTGATGGAGCTGTAGAAGAGTTAAGAAGGGTAGCACATAATTTAATGCCCGATTTATTAACGAAATACGGTTTGGAGGTAGCCATTCAGGAGTTTGCTTCCCGTATCTCCAATAGTGCATTGGAGATCCATACTGAATTTATTAACTACAGTAATTCCATATCACAGGAAAAGCAGCTGATTATCTACAGAATCATTCAGGAATTGGTGAATAACGCGATAAAACATGCCGATACTTCAGAAATTATTGTTCAGGTGAGCGAAGAAGAAAATCTGTTAAACCTTACGGTAGAAGATAATGGTAAAGGTTTCGATCATACCAACCTGGACGTTAGAAAAACAGCAGGGTTTCACAATATAGAATTAAGAGTCCAATTTTTAAAAGGAACAATGAATATCACCTCCGAATTGAATATTGGTACCAGTATAGAACTTCAAATTCCTATTTATTAA
- a CDS encoding response regulator transcription factor has protein sequence MIKVAITDDHPLLLEGLKNILGNSDTIDVVDCFRNVSEMNAGLAKQAVDILLLDINLVDVNSIELINPLKKKYSNLQIIILSVHNELPVINSSLAEGALGYIQKNASVSEILEGITAVYTGNRFLCSQTRSVLEKKSTDGLNHVPKLTRREKEILAEAAKGLTTNQMAEKLFISPHTVESHRKNLIEKFQTSNLSSAIKLAIEYGLVIE, from the coding sequence ATGATAAAAGTAGCCATAACAGATGATCATCCACTTCTCTTAGAAGGTTTGAAGAATATTTTAGGAAACAGCGATACCATAGATGTTGTAGATTGTTTCAGAAACGTTTCAGAAATGAATGCAGGCCTGGCAAAACAAGCCGTTGATATTTTACTGCTGGACATCAATCTGGTAGATGTCAACAGCATCGAACTGATAAATCCTTTAAAGAAAAAGTATAGTAACCTTCAGATTATCATCCTCAGCGTTCACAATGAACTGCCTGTTATTAACAGTTCTTTGGCGGAAGGCGCTTTAGGATATATTCAGAAAAATGCTTCAGTTTCCGAAATCCTTGAAGGAATCACTGCCGTATATACCGGTAACCGGTTTTTATGCTCACAAACCAGGTCCGTTCTGGAGAAAAAATCAACAGATGGATTAAATCATGTTCCAAAACTGACACGAAGAGAAAAAGAAATTTTAGCTGAAGCAGCAAAAGGACTTACAACCAATCAAATGGCAGAAAAGCTCTTTATCAGCCCGCACACGGTGGAAAGCCACAGAAAAAATCTTATTGAGAAATTTCAAACCTCTAATCTTAGTTCCGCCATTAAACTGGCTATAGAATACGGTTTGGTGATCGAATAA